The Humulus lupulus chromosome 3, drHumLupu1.1, whole genome shotgun sequence genome window below encodes:
- the LOC133825662 gene encoding uncharacterized protein LOC133825662 codes for MADLTAQPSEATTTTVDVSNVNSVETTTGQTEKENPETVPESVPNATPPVPASIPIVSPPTGRRPKTTARKKVLTLPGPIGSTVIGASSKGVTFPNLNAQPNQASAVPLASSEGQIKAKPALTTSHSQPISTEVVSDPSDHDFESLLSLDVLTPKAKGKRKTKATGTKKEDVSPETEDSLPELDPSLTEPNPEVSLDDLAEETESEEVPSEASPIASNPMGTTPLAFPELSSKLPKQKGAPVRTSDDHAPSIARKVKGINLAGFGSGNVVTDTPAVPIDLASVHTGITSLSDWFTLMEDTQRQILSSLAIINASTTPSP; via the exons ATGGCAGATCTGACAGCACAACCTTCAGAGGCGACAACAACCACTGTTGATGTATCAAACGTGAATTCTGTCGAAACAACAACTGGacaaacagagaaggaaaatcca GAGACAGTTCCTGAGTCAGTTCCCAATGCCACACCTCCCGTCCCAGCATCAATCCCTATTGTCTCGCCTCCTACAGGCCGTCGACctaaaaccacagcaagaaagaaggttcttaCTCTTCCGGGTCCTATAGGATCCACCGTAATTGGAGCTTCAAGTAAAGGAGTTACTTTTCCCAACCTCAATGCTCAGCCAAACCAAGCCTCAGCAGTTCCACTCGCCTCTTCCGAAGGTCAAATAAAAGCCAAACCTGCCTTAACTACAAGTCATTCCCAACCAATCTCCACTGAAGTTGTGTCTGATCCATCTGATCATGACTTTGAATCATTGTTATCTCTTGATGTTTTGAcccccaaggcaaagggcaaacgCAAGACCAAAGCTACTGGAACAAAGAAAG AGGATGTTTCTCCTGAAACGGAAGACTCACTgcctgagttggacccttccCTGACCGAGCCAAATCCTGAAGTTTCTCTTGACGATTTGGCGgaggagactgaatctgaagaaGTTCCATCAGAAGCTTCTCCTATTGCATCTAACCCAATGGGAACCACACCATTGGCATTTCCTGAATTGTCTTCCAAACTCCCTAAACAAAAAGGTGCCCCTGTCCGTACTTCAG ATGACCATGCTCCGTCCATAGCTCGAAAGGTCAAAGGCATTAATCTGGCTGGTTTTGGGTCTGGCAATGTTGTGACTGACACTCCTGCTGTCCCGATTGATCTCGCTTCTGTCCATACAGGAATTACAAGTCTCTCTGACTGGTTCACTCTCATGGAggatactcagcgccaaattctttCTTCGTTGGCCATCATCAATGCATCCACCACTCCTTCTCCATGA